In Nymphaea colorata isolate Beijing-Zhang1983 chromosome 3, ASM883128v2, whole genome shotgun sequence, a genomic segment contains:
- the LOC116249636 gene encoding O-fucosyltransferase 20-like translates to MADAKLSNGGLHSHNRAPSKEIRRRSLLLIRATSATRLLLLLLALHMSCTIFRFAIPLYLSPDRRFLPCTMAGNPALHSQGEAAPSKSKRGMASLVHKKEREETEEGGEKDDGGEFWRQPDGLGFRPCLNFSEEYRRSSRRMMEVGGGEEATMRRRFLMVVVSGGLNQQRNQIVDAVVIARILEAALVIPILQVNAIWGDESEFADIFDEVRFKKELKDDVRVVSSLPPNFLTARPSADSIRQFDIDEQWILSHFLGRMKRNRVLLLRGLDSRLSKDLGPDLQKLRCKVAFSALQFRPAIQAVGNALAARMAEKGPYLALHLRLEKDVWVRTGCLPGLGAEADRVIHQERTRKPRLLTSRIDMLPHQRYLAGLCPLRATEIVRLLKALGASASTRIYLAGGQPFGGEEAVRPLLSEFPKLYNKTSLAMAGEIEQFEHQPSVMAALDYIVCLKSQVFMANHGGNMQRAMQGHRAYLGHRKHITPQKKGLVQLFMGNYTSTTDEQEVHDVIRKMHEDSVGAPSNRTDRKGRDVIAYPVPECMCR, encoded by the exons atggcgGATGCAAAGCTCTCTAATGGCGGCCTCCATAGCCACAACAGGGCGCCCAGCAAGGAGATCAGGCGACGCAGTTTGTTGCTGATCAGAGCAACATCAGCTACGCGGCTACTCCTGCTGCTGCTGGCCCTCCACATGAGTTGCACCATCTTCCGCTTCGCCATCCCTCTCTACCTATCGCCGGACCGGCGGTTCTTGCCATGCACCATGGCCGGAAATCCCGCCCTCCACAGTCAGGGGGAGGCAGCGCCTTCCAAGAGTAAAAGAGGCATGGCGTCGTTGGTGCAtaagaaggaaagggaggaaacggaagaaggaggagaaaaggATGATGGTGGTGAATTTTGGAGGCAGCCGGACGGGTTGGGCTTCCGGCCGTGCCTGAACTTCAGCGAGGAGTATAGAAGGTCGTCCCGGAGGATGATGGAGGTCGGTGGCGGGGAGGAGGCCACCATGAGGCGGAGGTTCCTCATGGTGGTCGTCTCCGGCGGGCTCAACCAGCAGAGGAACCAGATCGTCGACGCCGTCGTCATCGCCAGGATCCTCGAGGCGGCTCTCGTCATTCCGATCCTTCAAGTGAATGCCATCTGGGGTGACGAAAG CGAGTTTGCGGACATATTCGACGAGGTGAGGTTCAAGAAGGAGCTCAAGGATGATGTCCGTGTCGTGTCCTCCTTACCGCCCAACTTCCTAACTGCACGTCCCAGTGCCGACTCTATTCGCCAATTTGACATCGACGAACAGTGGATTCTATCTCACTTCCTAGGACGt ATGAAAAGGAATCGCGTCCTGCTTCTCCGTGGACTTGACTCGAGACTATCAAAAGATCTTGGGCCTGACCTCCAAAAGCTTCGCTGCAAG GTGGCATTCAGTGCCTTGCAATTTAGGCCTGCCATCCAAGCAGTAGGCAACGCCCTGGCTGCTAGAATGGCAGAGAAGGGCCCATACTTGGCCCTCCACCTGCGGCTGGAGAAGGATGTGTGGGTTCGAACTGGGTGCTTGCCGGGCCTAGGCGCCGAGGCTGATCGAGTCATTCACCAGGAGCGTACCAGAAAACCTCGCCTCCTTACCTCCCGCATTGATATGCTTCCACACCAACGCTACCTCGCCGGCCTTTGCCCCCTGAGAGCCACCGAGATCGTAAG GCTGCTAAAGGCTCTCGGAGCATCTGCTAGCACAAGAATCTATCTCGCCGGCGGACAGCCTTTCGGCGGTGAAGAAGCTGTTCGGCCACTTCTTTCGGAGTTCCCCAAATTGTACAACAAGACGAGCTTGGCGATGGCGGGTGAGATCGAGCAGTTCGAGCATCAACCATCAGTCATGGCGGCCTTGGACTACATTGTATGTCTGAAGAGCCAGGTCTTCATGGCCAACCACGGCGGGAACATGCAAAGAGCAATGCAG GGGCACCGTGCGTACTTGGGGCACCGGAAGCACATCACACCACAGAAGAAGGGCCTGGTGCAGCTATTCATGGGCAATTACACCAGCACCACGGATGAGCAAGAGGTGCATGATGTGATAAGGAAGATGCATGAAGACTCAGTTGGGGCACCCAGCAACAGGACAGACAGGAAAGGAAGGGATGTGATTGCTTATCCTGTCCCTGAATGCATGTGCAGATGA